Within Peromyscus leucopus breed LL Stock chromosome 7, UCI_PerLeu_2.1, whole genome shotgun sequence, the genomic segment CATATAAAAGCAGCTTTGGATTGAAAGAGAAATGGTGGGGATAACTCCATCTTAAAAACCAAACACTAAGAAACTATCAGAGTGAACCAATGGCTACTTAAAAAAGTTAAAGGCTAGTGCTAGTGTGTATCATGCGTGCTATATGTGGCACGTTAATATGTGCCATTTATACTAAGTACAGTATTACTACATATGCCACATGATAGTAAGATACCACTGTTGATTTACATCTTTTGATGATGAGACCAGACTGCCACTCTCTTTTAACCTCACCAGATAGACCGAATGTTCAAAAATCACAGAACCTCTCACAGAAGATATAATTTTCCCAGTgttcaacataaaaaaaagttaaaatctaTGATTAGACATTTTGAGCCATACATCAtgactcatgcttgtaatcctagtacttgagaggtTGAGCAGGATTACtataaatttgaggtcagcctgatctacataggtaGCCAGGATCACAGAAtatgaccttatctcaaaatataattaattaattaaataagaaGACATTTTGTCAGGTGTTGGGATAGACACAATAGTATTAGAATTGAGGCAAGATGAGTGTATCTGAGTtcgtgagttccatgccagcttAGGCCTCATAGCAAATTACTAAGATACACAGCCAGAGTCGTCTCCAAAAAAGAAGTAAGTGGCTACTCTCCCAGTTCGGTTCCCAgccccacatgacagctcacaaccgttctgtaagtccagttccagggatccagtgctgccttctggcctctgtgagcaccgtatctgccacacatgtgcaggtgaaacacttagacacataaaataaatgactcaaagaaaaattcaaaaaccATTTTATAAGTCATGATCTTTGTGACAAGATCATGGCAGTAGGTAGTTCAAAGGACATacttttggttcatggtttcagaagttTGCGTTCCTCCTGGTTTTCCCGATTGCTTCATCCctctggagagagagaacagcagtgAGGAAGACATGGTGTAACAAAGCTGCTCACCTATGCAGCTGGGCaacagagagcagggagaggggagCCAGCGCCTCTCCAGCCATTAACTCCCACAGAGGGTTAGCCGGTCCCTGAAGTGGCGCTGGGgaatggtcatggtggtggtggattACAGTTTGAAATAAGGGCAGGGAGTGGAGGCCAGTGGGGGAGCCCTGTCCTAGCATGAGCAAAGACCAGCACCACCAAAGTATGGGGACATGTTGGGAAAGAGACCTGCGATAACATTTCTTAAAGTCTGAGAGAAAACGTTTTATTCATTAACACTAAAATTGACTTTTGTATTTCCAGTTCATGCCAGTTGTTCAGACAGCAGGTGAACACAACTGTCCTGTGAACGGAAGTTACTTTGCCCGAATTAACCCTGCAGACGGGACGTGCCTGCTGGAGAAATACAGCCAGAAATACCACGACTTTGGATGCGCACTGCTGGCTAATCTCTTTGCCAGTGAGGGCCAACCTGGCAAGGTGATTATGCCCATCACACCATGCATTCTTTATGTCTTCTCAGCTAAAAATTGAGCTTTTATTGCCCCCAGTACAGTTCTCCAAAGAAAATCAGATGTGCCAATGCCAAAGCTTTtctataattaaataatattaattaattaattattcagAACGGTGCAGGGAAagacaaaaatcttttttaaaaccaAAGTTAAGAATATTACTTAGTAAACAGAACACTTTTCTGAGTAGAAGATAACAAGATACTAATCTAGGGTGTTGTCACTTGCATGAATCAATAAGATTGTGCCTACTTACAGATAGTAAATAGACATCTGTTTATTTCGGGATAACACGATTGTGCCGGAAGTGGTCGctgaaacaagaaaaggagaaggagaatcagtGCCTGCTTCATCTCAGTATTGGCCTCTGTGAGGACTTAGATCTTGAAAGAAGGGCCACTTGAGCTGCCTGAGAACTGAAATAGAGATCTAAAAGTACCCAAGAACGTAGAGAGACCTCATCCAGAATTTTATAGGAAGTGAGGCCTTGTAAACATGTCGTGAGCCCCCATTACCAGAGATGAATCCCGTTAAGCCTGGTAATCCTCAAACTTTTCCCATCTTGGTCTCCAGAGTTCAGTGTAGGACTCAGTTCAAGGACTCATGAATAAGAGTGTTGGAGTCACACatagctggtgtgtgtgtatgtgtgtgtgagagagagagagacagagacagagagacagatttAATTAAGACAAGGACTGAGACCCCTCAACTCTAATCTGTGCTGAGCAGACAAGAATATTTCCTGGAGGCAGTAAGTTTTATAATGGTACATTTAGGTAGTTATCTACATAGAATCTGACAGTTGGTGAGGTTCTGTGCACCATTTCACCCTCCGCAGGTCATCAAGGTGCAAGCCAAGAGAAGGACAGGACAGCTCAACTTTGTGACTTGCATGAGGCAGACTCTAGAAGAGCACTATGGAAACAAGCCTGTGGGGATGGGAGGCACCTTCGTTGTGCAGAAGGGGAAAGTCAAGGCCCACATCATGGTAAGGGCTCTGTGGCTGCCTGCACAGACACAGAGCTTTTCACCGTTTgtgaggaagagggggcagagtcTTGCTGGACActtcaggctagtctcaaacttactTATAGACTGCATTGACTTTGGATTAACACGTCtttggcctcagcctcctaagtgctaggatcacagataTATACCATTCAtggtaaaagttttttttaattttcacatggCCCAACAAACCATCATCAACCCCAGTGTCACAGGAatgttcccctgtggtttttttgttcatttctgtaaATTTTAGCTCTGACGTTCTATCTTTGCTCCATTGAAGGTAGCTTATATATGGTGCAGAGATCACATAAGCTTCatccctctgcatgtgtgtgtgtccgtttTTCCCATTGACGCGTGCTTGACACTCTTGGTGAAAACTCACTCACCCAGGCAGGAGAAATGAcggagtggttaagagcacttgctgctcttgctgaggacctgggttcaatttccatcccccacatagtggctcacaaccttcattaactccagttccaggggatctgatgccttctttaggctccacgggcaccaggcatgcacatggtgtacacacatacatgcaggaaaaacatgaaaacacacaaaattaaaataaataccgttttttaaaaggaaagaaatcatttaCCCCCACTCCATGCAAGGCTTTGTTTCTGGCCTCTCTCCTCTGCTGCATTGGTCTGCATGTGTTCTGGTTAgtgtttgtcaatttgacataggtcggtcacctgggaagggagaacctcagctgaggaattgcctccattcgattggcctgtgagcaagtctgtggggt encodes:
- the C7H11orf54 gene encoding ester hydrolase C11orf54 homolog isoform X2, whose translation is MPVVQTAGEHNCPVNGSYFARINPADGTCLLEKYSQKYHDFGCALLANLFASEGQPGKVIKVQAKRRTGQLNFVTCMRQTLEEHYGNKPVGMGGTFVVQKGKVKAHIMPAEFSSCPLTSDEAVNKWLHFYEMKAPLVCLPVFVSKDPGLDLRLEHTHFFSHHGEGGHYHYDTTPDTVEYLGYFSPAQFLYRIDQPKETHAFGRD